One genomic segment of Macaca fascicularis isolate 582-1 chromosome 19, T2T-MFA8v1.1 includes these proteins:
- the ANGPTL8 gene encoding angiopoietin-like protein 8 isoform X2 produces MLVPALCLLWVLAMVIQPASAAPVSSPELAEHEELTLLFHGTLQLGQALNGVYKTTEGRLTKARNSLGLYGRTVELLGQEVSRGRDAAQELRASLLETQMEEDILQLKAEAIAEVLEEVAQAQKVLQDSVRQLEVQLRSAWLGPAYQEFEVLKAHADKQSHILWALTGHVQRQRREMVAQQHRLRQIQERIHKAALPA; encoded by the exons ATGCTAGTGCCTGCTCTGTGCCTGCTGTGGGTCCTGGCAATGGTGATCCAGCCTGCCTCAGCGGCCCCCGTGAGCAGCCCAGAACTGGCAGAGCATGAGGAGCTGACCCTGCTCTTCCACGGGACCCTGCAGCTGGGCCAGGCCCTCAATGGTGTGTACAAGACCACGGAGGGACGGCTGACAAAGGCCAGGAACAGCCTGGGTCTCTATGGCCGCACAGTGGAACTCCTGGGGCAGGAGGTCAGCCGGGGCCGGGATGCAGCCCAGGAACTTCGGGCAAGCCTGTTGGAGACTCAG ATGGAGGAGGATATTCTGCAGCTGAAGGCAGAGGCCATAGCCGAGGTGCTGGAGGAGGTGGCCCAGGCACAGAAGGTGCTACAGGACAGCGTGCGGCAGCTAGAAGTCCAGCTGAGGAGCGCCTGGCTGGGCCCTGCCTACCAAGAATTTGAGGTCTTAAAG GCTCACGCTGACAAGCAGAGCCACATCCTGTGGGCCCTCACAGGCCACGTGCAGCGGCAGAGGCGGGAGATGGTGGCACAGCAGCATCGGCTGCGACAGATCCAGGAGAG AATCCACAAAGCGGCGCTCCCAGCCTGA
- the ANGPTL8 gene encoding angiopoietin-like protein 8 isoform X1 — MLVPALCLLWVLAMVIQPASAAPVSSPELAEHEELTLLFHGTLQLGQALNGVYKTTEGRLTKARNSLGLYGRTVELLGQEVSRGRDAAQELRASLLETQVGTAAATLWGGQEFKEEFMSRMEEDILQLKAEAIAEVLEEVAQAQKVLQDSVRQLEVQLRSAWLGPAYQEFEVLKAHADKQSHILWALTGHVQRQRREMVAQQHRLRQIQERIHKAALPA; from the exons ATGCTAGTGCCTGCTCTGTGCCTGCTGTGGGTCCTGGCAATGGTGATCCAGCCTGCCTCAGCGGCCCCCGTGAGCAGCCCAGAACTGGCAGAGCATGAGGAGCTGACCCTGCTCTTCCACGGGACCCTGCAGCTGGGCCAGGCCCTCAATGGTGTGTACAAGACCACGGAGGGACGGCTGACAAAGGCCAGGAACAGCCTGGGTCTCTATGGCCGCACAGTGGAACTCCTGGGGCAGGAGGTCAGCCGGGGCCGGGATGCAGCCCAGGAACTTCGGGCAAGCCTGTTGGAGACTCAGGTGGGCACTGCAGCTGCGACACTGTGgggtggccaggagttcaaagagGAGTTCATGTCTAGG ATGGAGGAGGATATTCTGCAGCTGAAGGCAGAGGCCATAGCCGAGGTGCTGGAGGAGGTGGCCCAGGCACAGAAGGTGCTACAGGACAGCGTGCGGCAGCTAGAAGTCCAGCTGAGGAGCGCCTGGCTGGGCCCTGCCTACCAAGAATTTGAGGTCTTAAAG GCTCACGCTGACAAGCAGAGCCACATCCTGTGGGCCCTCACAGGCCACGTGCAGCGGCAGAGGCGGGAGATGGTGGCACAGCAGCATCGGCTGCGACAGATCCAGGAGAG AATCCACAAAGCGGCGCTCCCAGCCTGA